Proteins encoded within one genomic window of Candidatus Korarchaeota archaeon NZ13-K:
- a CDS encoding KaiC domain-containing protein, with the protein MSVERLSTGVGDLDRLIQGGVPRGFLVAVAGEPGTGKTVLCLHFIWQGVLEGDKAIYVTTEESRESLVRQAEMLGMGMSGALEEGRLVVIDALLGGDRWSLRSLSPEEMVERVLEAKKEMGYGRARLAIDSMSAFWLDKPAMARKYSYFLKKVLSKWDFTVLATTQYAITTSEAFGFGLEHIADGIIRFRRIVRGGRLRRFLLVEKMRQTDHDLRMYEVLIEQGRGMRLVGPVEYRAEDFAMPRSVYLRIAESRRRVEEEVPDEGAE; encoded by the coding sequence GGACCTGGACCGCCTGATCCAGGGGGGAGTACCCAGGGGCTTCCTGGTGGCCGTGGCCGGCGAGCCCGGAACAGGAAAGACCGTGCTCTGCCTTCACTTCATCTGGCAGGGGGTCCTAGAGGGGGACAAGGCGATTTACGTCACAACGGAGGAGTCCAGGGAATCCCTGGTGAGGCAGGCCGAGATGCTGGGAATGGGGATGAGCGGGGCCCTGGAGGAGGGGAGGCTCGTGGTGATAGATGCCCTGCTGGGGGGCGACAGGTGGAGCCTGAGATCCCTCAGCCCCGAGGAAATGGTGGAGAGGGTCCTCGAGGCGAAGAAGGAGATGGGTTACGGGAGGGCCAGGCTGGCCATAGACAGCATGAGCGCCTTCTGGCTTGATAAGCCGGCGATGGCCAGGAAGTACTCCTACTTCCTGAAGAAGGTGCTCAGCAAATGGGACTTCACCGTGCTCGCCACCACTCAGTATGCGATAACCACATCTGAGGCCTTCGGGTTCGGGTTGGAGCACATAGCAGATGGGATAATCAGGTTCAGGAGGATCGTGAGGGGAGGGAGGCTGAGGAGGTTCCTTCTAGTGGAGAAGATGAGGCAGACCGATCACGATCTCAGGATGTACGAGGTCTTGATCGAGCAGGGTAGGGGGATGAGGCTGGTCGGGCCCGTGGAGTACAGGGCTGAGGACTTCGCCATGCCCAGGAGCGTTTATCTAAGGATAGCCGAGTCCAGGAGGAGGGTCGAGGAGGAGGTGCCTGACGAGGGGGCGGAGTGA